The proteins below come from a single Pichia kudriavzevii chromosome 2, complete sequence genomic window:
- a CDS encoding uncharacterized protein (PKUD0B05420; similar to Saccharomyces cerevisiae YKR062W (TFA2); ancestral locus Anc_1.202), with amino-acid sequence MSDAFSAQLSAFKKSLKSTSDLPQQRRVPLAATSAPAESPSKPSQNTSGVTGIQPSLDTSSGPLVKKQKVGRDPSPLPGDGGKLSGIAERAQLSAAAQAARTANEGNLTMKLMTSSDYIKSKDREVPIFELETSLGFKVDSALMKCLTNVDRIKYNPTTSSFVYLSLHNIKTGEDLLNVLKNQPAFTGLSVKQLRDGWNKCIPTLEQLEKENLIIVHKTKKDNSPRHIWLNPDHLPIRVYNGVSSLQNFEMFVNQSSNTQVKEQTKTKSLDVVFYEMWNDVHIPPHEELVKLLIANGLTPTNANREDKKTKKVKNVQERKQKRSRRSKITNIHMKGILKDYSSKTK; translated from the coding sequence ATGTCAGACGCATTCAGTGCCCAGCTCTCGGCATTCAAGAAGTCCCTCAAGTCCACATCGGACCTCCCGCAACAGCGGCGAGTTCCTCTTGCAGCTACATCTGCTCCAGCAGAGTCTCCATCGAAACCATCGCAGAATACAAGTGGCGTTACCGGGATCCAGCCGTCTTTGGACACATCATCGGGACCGTTGGTTAAGAAGCAGAAGGTGGGAAGAGACCCGTCTCCGCTGCCAGGTGATGGGGGGAAGTTGTCTGGAATTGCCGAACGGGCCCAATTAAGTGCCGCTGCACAAGCTGCAAGAACAGCCAATGAGGGGAACTTGACCATGAAGCTAATGACTTCATCGGATTATATTAAGAGTAAGGACAGGGAGGTTCCAATTTTCGAACTGGAGACATCGCTCGGATTCAAAGTTGATTCTGCGTTGATGAAATGTTTGACTAATGTTGATAGAATTAAGTACAATCCAACAACGAGCTCCTTTGTTTATCTCTCCTTGCACAACATCAAAACGGGAGAAGACTTGCTGAACGTGCTCAAAAACCAACCGGCATTCACAGGGTTATCTGTGAAACAACTCAGAGATGGCTGGAACAAGTGTATACCCACCTTGGAGCAgttggagaaggagaacCTCATTATTGTCCACAAGACAAAGAAGGACAACTCTCCAAGACATATCTGGCTCAATCCCGACCATCTCCCCATTAGGGTCTACAATGGGGTCTCCTCATTGCAAAATTTTGAGATGTTTGTTAACCAGTCTTCCAACACCCAGGTGAAAGAACAAACCAAGACCAAGTCTCTCGACGTTGTCTTTTATGAGATGTGGAACGATGTCCACATTCCTCCGCATGAAGAATTGGTGAAACTGCTCATTGCCAATGGCCTCACTCCAACAAACGCCAACCGTGAGGATAAAAAGACCAAAAAGGTCAAAAACGTCCAGGAACGTAAGCAAAAGAGATCCAGGCGCAGCAAAATCACAAATATCCACATGAAGGGTATATTGAAGGACTACTCCAGCAAGACAAAATAG
- a CDS encoding uncharacterized protein (PKUD0B05430; similar to Saccharomyces cerevisiae YPL063W (TIM50); ancestral locus Anc_8.527), translating to MSALRSLLLVRAASGPLRALPLRAAGRQLRGPAMAPLRSYATEKNPHMGKTSKGKSILDEDMLAKAGVETEEPQSTSKSKATLSSKERQQEEYEEEEKRDKDEFESTKSRRNNTKSTIDKKKEFYSRVFWYSFLAANLGFLGYMARDYDPNEEPELYVEEENGYTPGLIFKRLRKRLLGVSDVFSEPAFTDLLPPRTPGQYAPPYTLVLELDDFLIHSDWDYKKGWKTAKRPGLDYFLGYLSQYYEIVIFSRSSMAFAEPAVLKLDPYHAFISYSLFKEVCRSKDGKLVKDLSLLNRDLSKVIIIDPDENCYSMQPENAIPVDKWEGQKDDGLIKLVPFLEYLATSRTPDVRQTLNSFQDKKHIPEEFAVREHQMREEWQIQQEKKKGSDWLMKALGIPPSMRGSKKHPLDQIRENGQRNYLHMHNYLKEHGDRLLQEEQEKTKELMADQKLTLGKIVNEGMPTAEDIAKAAAEKEAQQSK from the coding sequence ATGTCAGCTCTCAGGTCGTTACTACTAGTCCGGGCGGCAAGCGGACCGCTCAGGGCACTCCCGCTCAGAGCGGCGGGACGCCAACTGCGTGGCCCGGCTATGGCGCCGCTCCGCTCATATGCAACAGAGAAGAACCCCCACATGGGCAAGACAAGCAAGGGGAAATCGATATTGGACGAGGACATGCTAGCGAAGGCCGGTGTTGAGACAGAGGAGCCGCAATCTACTTCCAAGTCCAAGGCGACTTTGAGCTCAAAAGAGAGGCAACAAGAAGAGTatgaggaggaggaaaagagAGACAAGGACGAATTTGAGTCAACCAAGTCAAGGAGGAACAACACAAAGTCCACCATtgacaagaagaaggagtTTTATTCGAGGGTTTTTTGGTACTCCTTCCTTGCTGCTAATTTGGGATTCCTTGGCTACATGGCGAGAGACTATGACCCTAATGAGGAGCCGGAACTTTACGTGGAGGAGGAAAATGGGTACACTCCAGGGTTGATCTTCAAGAGATTGAGAAAGAGATTGCTAGGTGTATCTGATGTCTTCTCCGAACCTGCCTTTACCGATTTATTACCTCCAAGAACTCCAGGTCAATATGCTCCTCCTTATACCTTGGTTTTAGAGTTGGACGATTTCTTGATTCACTCTGATTGGGATTATAAGAAGGGCTGGAAAACTGCAAAGAGACCTGGTCTTGACTACTTTTTAGGTTATTTGTCCCAATATTATGAGattgttattttctctCGTTCTTCTATGGCATTTGCAGAACCAGCTGTTCTTAAATTGGATCCTTATCATGCATTTATTTCTTACTctttattcaaagaagtATGTCGGTCTAAGGATGGTAAATTAGTGAAAGACTTGAGCTTGTTAAATAGAGATTTGAGTAAAGTCATAATCATTGATCCAGATGAGAATTGTTACTCCATGCAACCAGAAAATGCAATTCCTGTTGATAAATGGGAAGGTCAAAAGGATGATGGATTAATCAAATTGGTGCCATTTTTGGAATATTTGGCTACATCTCGTACTCCGGATGTTAGGCAAACATTGAACTCGTTCCAGGATAAAAAACATATTCCTGAAGAATTTGCCGTTAGAGAACATCAAATGAGAGAGGAATGGCAAAtccaacaagaaaagaagaagggtTCTGATTGGTTGATGAAGGCTTTGGGTATTCCTCCATCAATGAGAGGCTCAAAGAAACACCCATTGGACCAAATCAGAGAAAATGGCCAGAGAAATTACCTTCACATGCACAACTACTTGAAGGAACACGGTGATAGATTGTTGCAAGAGGAACAAGAGAAAACTAAAGAACTCATGGCCGACCAAAAACTGACCTTGGGTAAGATCGTCAATGAAGGTATGCCAACTGCAGAAGATATTGCAAAGGCTGCAGCCGAAAAGGAGGCCCAACAATCCAAGTAA
- a CDS encoding uncharacterized protein (PKUD0B05390; similar to Saccharomyces cerevisiae YMR300C (ADE4); ancestral locus Anc_5.21) — MCGILALISPDQNTNVASELFDGSLYLQHRGQDAAGIVTCGKGGRLYQCKGNGMARDVFTQERMAKLVGNMGIAHLRYPTAGSSSTSEAQPFYVNAPYGISLAHNGNLVNADELKTYMDEVVHRHINTDSDSELLLNLFAAELATYDKSRVNENDIFKALEGVYNKVRGGYACVVMLAGYGIIGFRDPNGIRPLLIGERLKEDGTRDYMLASESVVLKAHGYQVYRDILPGEAVIINKTDLKPVFRQVVKMRSYTPDIFEYVYFARPDSVLDGISVYRSRLLMGEKLAGNIKSYFQNEDKDVLKEIDVVIPVPDTSRHSALQCAITLNIPYREGFVKNRYVGRTFIMPDQKQRQSSVRRKLNAMASEFYGKNVLLVDDSIVRGTTSKEIVNMAREAGAKKVYFASCSPCIRYNHIYGIDLADNKQLVGFQRSESEVASKIGADYVFYQKLQDLVECCKRDDLIKENELELALTPVVSRDDTIKSLIQRDDEIPQITGFEAGVFTGEYVTGDESRYMKLAEAARARNELLKNNSAGLVDVKAPSEINIHNDGDY; from the coding sequence ATGTGTGGAATTCTTGCACTTATTTCTCCAGATCAAAATACTAATGTTGCCTCTGAACTATTCGATGGCTCTCTTTATCTCCAGCATAGGGGGCAAGACGCCGCAGGTATAGTCACGTGTGGTAAAGGTGGCCGTCTCTACCAATGTAAGGGTAACGGTATGGCAAGAGATGTCTTCACACAGGAAAGAATGGCTAAATTGGTCGGTAATATGGGTATTGCCCATTTGAGATACCCAACCGCCGGTTCCAGCTCCACCAGTGAGGCACAACCTTTCTATGTGAATGCCCCCTACGGAATCAGTTTGGCCCACAACGGGAACCTCGTCAATGCAGACGAGTTGAAGACGTATATGGACGAAGTTGTTCATAGGCATATCAACACCGACTCCGATTCGGAGCTGCTTCTTAACTTGTTTGCAGCAGAGTTGGCCACCTACGACAAATCCAGAGTTAACGAAAATGATATCTTCAAGGCCTTGGAGGGAGTCTATAATAAGGTCAGAGGTGGGTATGCCTGTGTCGTTATGTTGGCCGGTTATGGTATAATTGGTTTCAGAGATCCAAATGGTATTAGACCATTGTTGATTGGTGAACGCTTGAAGGAAGATGGAACAAGAGATTATATGCTAGCCTCCGAATCGGTTGTTCTAAAAGCCCATGGTTATCAAGTCTATAGAGACATTTTACCCGGTGAAGCCGTCATCATTAATAAGACTGACTTGAAACCTGTCTTTAGACAAGTTGTTAAAATGAGATCCTACACTCCTGACATCTTTGAATATGTCTATTTTGCTAGACCCGATTCTGTTTTGGATGGTATCTCTGTTTACAGATCGAGATTACTCATGGGTGAAAAATTAGCGGGAAATATCAAAAgctattttcaaaatgaagaCAAAGATGTACTGAAGGAAATCGACGTTGTTATACCTGTTCCAGACACTTCAAGACATTCGGCCTTGCAATGTGCAATCACCCTAAATATACCTTATAGAGAAGGTTTTGTTAAAAACAGATATGTGGGAAGAACCTTTATTATGCCCGACCAAAAGCAAAGACAATCTTCAGTTAGGAGAAAGTTGAATGCCATGGCTTCTGAATTTTACGGTAAGAATGTCCTTCTTGTCGATGACTCCATTGTCCGTGGTACCACATCCAAAGAAATTGTCAATATGGCCAGAGAAGCCGGTGCAAAGAAGGTCTACTTTGCATCCTGTTCTCCATGTATTAGATACAACCATATCTACGGTATCGATTTGGCAGATAACAAACAGTTGGTTGGATTCCAGAGATCCGAATCAGAAGTTGCCAGTAAAATCGGTGCAGATTATGTATTCTACCAGAAATTACAAGACTTGGTTGAATGTTGTAAAAGGGATGATTTAATCAAGGAGAACGAGTTAGAATTGGCACTAACCCCAGTTGTTTCCAGAGACGATACAATCAAATCACTCATCCAGAGAGACGATGAAATTCCTCAAATCACAGGGTTTGAAGCCGGTGTCTTCACAGGTGAATACGTCACTGGTGATGAATCTCGATACATGAAATTGGCAGAAGCTGCTAGGGCGAGAAAcgaattgttgaagaacaaTTCTGCCGGGTTAGTCGACGTCAAGGCGCCTTCCGAGATAAACATCCACAATGATGGTGATTACTAG
- a CDS encoding uncharacterized protein (PKUD0B05410; similar to Saccharomyces cerevisiae YJL148W (RPA34); ancestral locus Anc_1.201): MAKKVISDEVIIDSDAGLSTDSEAERELEEKAVEFQAPKKYSKQDGKKKPSGFEALGKRDKVWLIKVPKDVDVDAIKEIPAVGKEIEINGKLYGISQEEARSDQFQLLLPEGTGYRTCGVGISKVVDLHEKIRIPEINYSQVVTPRENVEREEGLRMRHFPTGYYIKDYEEAQEPVVPGPNAGSKKRRHSAGEGDDDANVDGDDAAKSKKSKKDKKSKKDKKDKKDKKEKKDKKDKKAKH, encoded by the coding sequence ATGGCAAAGAAGGTTATATCTGACGAAGTCATTATTGACAGTGACGCGGGGCTGTCCACCGATTCTGAGGCAGAGAGGGAGCTTGAGGAGAAGGCCGTTGAGTTCCAAGCGCCAAAGAAGTACAGCAAGCAAGATGGGAAGAAGAAGCCTAGTGGGTTTGAAGCTCTGGGCAAGAGGGATAAAGTATGGCTGATCAAGGTTCCCAAGGACGTTGATGTGGATGCAATCAAGGAGATTCCAGCTGTTGGAAAAGAGATTGAAATCAACGGTAAGCTCTACGGGATCAGTCAGGAGGAAGCAAGAAGTGACCAGTTCCAGCTGCTACTTCCTGAAGGTACTGGGTATAGAACGTGTGGGGTTGGCATTTCGAAGGTTGTTGACCTCCATGAGAAAATCAGGATTCCAGAAATCAACTACTCACAGGTTGTCACTCCACGAGAGAATGTTGAGAGGGAGGAAGGTCTCAGAATGAGGCACTTTCCCACCGGCTACTATATCAAGGACTACGAGGAGGCACAAGAGCCTGTTGTGCCCGGTCCAAACGCAGGCTcgaagaaaagaagacaCAGTGCCGGTGAAGGAGACGATGATGCCAATGTAGATGGCGATGACGCCGCAAAGAGTAAGAAGAGcaagaaggacaagaagaGCAAAAAGGACAAaaaggacaagaaggacaagaaggagaaaaaggacaagaaggacaagaaaGCAAAGCATTAG
- a CDS encoding uncharacterized protein (PKUD0B05400; Pfam Domains: dsrm(2.4e-13)): MSGKVTMFNPTFPFAAETSTDKVKKAVVDLQKAFSVIVDEANYYTKSVADWNDPLVQFGIGLCTKYKNDLEFHTTMTFPASLNGYYDKDSDYLHQRATPYVFNSFPTNFPELPASAFSYDTVNDYLKFEQRCGIGEALFRYLIETAIYRNDNNYSSKMATLIISQILNEASLKMLCHAYNIEFNYKLYAFHEPHKLFLAYLGTYYECQLRGGSGPNELYQWCRQLLGYRDFAPSQHPLTSSSTPPLNTSPATVNTHSQHTMGTSGQAEENPAKQQPILTGEVEETEKAQHLDNLDGELQIQDYLQSVQQDLNTMVKGSTDVQYEVSEYPDLKTGFFKCTLKINGAKISESLAHSKKLAKSGAALEASTDVNTKQYIRRAYYDQWFRKYIDHAAAIRKKLTNDARFAGSDSIPEQKNEHGCVANDDGGLTLEGGEGTDKVQLPLLQARNKLYAYYHSKHGVTPKYEINQMGEQSFRADLFIGDKLRATATGVSKKEASAKAAMQIIEAESIR, encoded by the coding sequence atgTCTGGAAAGGTAACAATGTTTAACCCAACTTTTCCATTTGCTGCTGAAACAAGCACAGACAAGGTGAAGAAAGCTGTTGTTGACCTTCAAAAGGCCTTCTCTGTCATAGTTGATGAGGCCAACTACTATACGAAATCGGTAGCTGACTGGAATGATCCTCTTGTGCAATTTGGCATTGGTTTGTGCACCAAGTACAAAAACGACCTGGAATTCCATACTACCATGACTTTCCCCGCCTCTCTAAACGGGTACTACGACAAAGACAGCGACTATTTACACCAAAGAGCCACCCCCTACGTGTTCAACTCGTTTCCAACAAACTTCCCCGAGCTTCCCGCCTCTGCTTTTTCGTATGATACTGTTAATGATTACTTGAAGTTTGAACAGAGATGTGGCATTGGTGAAGCACTATTTAGGTACCTAATCGAAACAGCAATTTATAGAAACGACAACAACTACTCGTCAAAAATGGCCACCTTGATCATATCGCAGATTCTCAATGAAGCCTCCTTGAAGATGCTGTGCCACGCGTACAACATAGAGTTCAACTATAAGTTATATGCCTTTCACGAACCACACAAGTTGTTTCTTGCCTATCTGGGGACGTACTATGAATGTCAGCTGAGAGGAGGTAGTGGCCCCAACGAGTTATATCAATGGTGTCGCCAGTTGCTTGGTTACAGAGATTTTGCGCCATCCCAACATCCACTTACATCCTCATCTACACCCCCTTTGAACACCTCGCCCGCTACCGTAAATACCCACTCACAGCATACCATGGGAACCAGTGGTCAGGCAGAGGAGAACCCAGCAAAGCAACAACCTATTCTGACTGGTGAAGTAGAGGAGACAGAGAAGGCACAGCACTTGGATAATTTGGACGGTGAGTTGCAGATACAGGATTATTTGCAGTCCGTCCAGCAAGATCTAAATACAATGGTGAAAGGATCGACAGACGTTCAGTACGAAGTCTCCGAATATCCAGACCTGAAGACGGGGTTCTTCAAATGCACGTTGAAAATCAACGGGGCCAAGATATCGGAATCACTTGCACATAGCAAGAAACTTGCCAAATCCGGAGCTGCATTGGAGGCCTCAACAGACGTCAATACTAAACAGTACATAAGGCGGGCATACTATGATCAATGGTTCAGGAAATACATTGACCATGCAGCTGCAATTAGAAAGAAGCTAACCAATGACGCTAGATTTGCAGGGTCGGACTCGATCCCGGAACAGAAAAACGAACATGGATGTGTAGCCAACGATGACGGTGGGCTGACACTTGAAGGAGGAGAAGGTACAGACAAGGTCCAGTTGCCTTTACTTCAGGCAAGAAACAAACTATATGCGTATTATCATTCCAAACATGGAGTCACGCCTAAGTATGAGATCAATCAGATGGGCGAACAGTCTTTCAGGGCAGACTTGTTTATCGGCGACAAACTACGAGCCACTGCTACAGGTGTCAGTAAAAAAGAAGCTAGTGCAAAGGCTGCGATGCAAATAATCGAAGCCGAAAGTATCAGATAG